In Asterias amurensis chromosome 4, ASM3211899v1, one genomic interval encodes:
- the LOC139936313 gene encoding uncharacterized protein: MAEAALHTETTCKIRHVHIECPICLSRFTDPKILDCLHSFCLKCLQELIDKQDPKTDIIICPMCKKETSIPDGELSDLLSCFFLSSLIDDVINLEDQKENINSPVSTCEGCDEGLESVSRCVDCEVNFCKTCLTIHAKLKSHRHHQIVDAVGSSLERTKDKDKAAAQKCRKHTDQELCFYCDTCDLLVCLKCAVFDHRATNHNLSEINDSIRSYRRAVDEALQKFDECRKQFQKVDDSIKHSQQRLQLMVDQALRDIVAKEDEEITKIRNASRLLQERVTQIGQERGEGFDSIQSSNHDKMSRAEQIVASVNDLMQHADNFELLDLKPKVMHNLDFHKELQFQTVQHSKSFIGFKGHDIVTDADLGEILEEEKWEVKTKIGKYGEGEGEFKYTRDVACFSNGDIVVTDSTRCLLSTFTSNGSYKSTGVQSGTEDGKLKQPFGVTVTSDDLLLVTDGQDVKVYDRELRYIRQFRPSQNQVEGQSKSLLRGIAVDKKDRIAVADCERKVISLLNMDGSIISTIHHDDISNDCCLSVSSNERLIITDFGKMKLVCVDFMGNEVFNISTSIDGKPVKPPGVCCDDAGDIYVSVLCDGLGTNEIHHYDASGEHIGCVARGLFFPLGMTFTPTGDLIVAERYSVKVLHRLRVSMTS; the protein is encoded by the coding sequence ATGGCTGAAGCTGCTTTACACactgagaccacttgcaagattagacatgtacacatcgaatgcccaatctgcctgagtcggttcaccgatccgaaaatcctggactgtcttcacagcttctgcttaaaatgtcttcaggaacttaTAGACAAACAGGATCCAAAGACGGATATTATTATTTGCCCGATGTGTAAAAAGGAAACATCAATCCCGGATGGGGAATTGTCAGATCTTCTTAGCTGCTTTTTCTTGAGCTCGCTTATagatgacgtcattaatcttGAAGATCAGAAGGAGAACATTAACTCTCCTGTCTCGACttgcgaaggatgcgacgaaggtcttgaatccgtctcacggtgtgttgactgtgagGTGAATTTTTGCAAGACATGTCTGACAATCCACGCGAAATTAAAAAGTCACAGGCATCATCAAATCGTTGATGCTGTCGGTTCGTCACTCGAGCGAACCAAAGACAAGGATAAAGCTGCAGCACAAAAGTGCCGCaaacacactgaccaggaactgtgtttctatTGCGACACGTGCGATTTACTTGTGTGTCTCAAATGTGCTGTTTTTGATCACCGAGCAACCAACCACAATCTCTCTGAAATCAATGATTCCATTCGATCTTATCGTCGAGCTGTTGATGAAGCCTTGCAGAAGTTTGATGAGTGTCGCAAGCAATTCCAAAAAGTGGATGACTCTATCAAGCACTCACAGCAAAGATTACAGCTCATGGTCGACCAGGCTCTTCGAgatattgtggctaaggaggaCGAGGAAATCACTAAGATAAGAAACGCATCTCGCCTCCTTCAAGAAAGAGTCACCcaaatcggtcaagaaagaggAGAGGGATTTGACAGCATACAGAGCAGCAATCACGAtaagatgagccgtgcagagcagatcgtagcttcagtcaatgacttgatgcaacatgctgataactttgagctgctggacctcaagccaaaagttatgcacaacctagacttccacaaagagctccagtttcaaacagtgcagcatagcaagtcattcatcgggttcaaaggtcatgatatcgtcactgatgcagatctcggtgaaatactagaggAAGAGAAGTGGGAGGTGAAGACAAAAATTGGTAAATATGGGGAAGGTGAGGGGGAGTTCAAGTATACAAGGGACGTTGCTTGCTTTAGCAATGGTGACATTGTCGTTACTGATTCAACGCGGTGTCTATTATCCACATTTACATCAAATGGTAGTTACAAATCTACAGGTGTTCAAAGTGGAACAGAGGACGGTAAactaaaacaaccttttggtgttaccgtgacctctgatgacctgcttctggttactgatggacaggatgtaaaggtttatgatagagAACTGAGATACATTCGTCAGTTCCGACCCTCACAGAATCAAGTCGAGGGGCAGTCAAAGAGTCTACTTCGTGGTATTGCTGTGGACAAGAAAGATCGGATTGCAGTGGCTGACTGTGAGAGAAAGGTAATATCTCTCCTTAATATGGATGGATCCAtcatttccacaatacatcatgacGATATTAGTAACGACTGCTGTCTATCTGTAAGCAGCAATGAGCGTCTGATCATCACAGACTTCGGCAAGATGAAActagtttgtgtggatttcatgggaaacgaggtgttcaatatcagcacCTCCATTGACGGCAAACCTGTCAAGCCGCCTGGTGTGTGCTGCGACGATGCTGGAGACATCTATGTGTCTGTTCTGTGCGATGGCTTGGGAACCAATGAGATACatcattacgatgcatcaggtgagcacatcggctgtgtagctcgTGGCTTGTTCTTTCCTCTAGGCATGACGTTTACTCCTACCGGTGACCTCATCGTGGCTGAGAGGTACTCGGTCAAGGTCTTGCATCGTCTGCGAGTGTCGATGACGTCATAG